ACAGCTTTGTTTTTGGCATAGTGCGGTATGTTTGGAGCGGTGTGGAACAAGTCGTTGATACCATGGCCGGTGTACGTACGGACGACCGCGCAACCATTCGCGCGTGCTATTGGCTCACTAGGAAAACGGAACAAAAATAGAAAGAGCCATTCCGTGTCCATGTTTAGGTTGTGTGTCGAGAGATACGAGTGTAGAAAATAACTCTTACATTACTTTACCCAAGTCTCGGAACAGAGCTCCTGGTTTGCAGATCTTGATAGCTTCATCCAGACTCTCACGTGTAGTGCGAATTAATCGTTTCGAGTCTTCGTCTATTTCTCCGACTGGATATGTCTCGTTGAGATCACCGTGATAACCTATCAAAGTGTAAGACAATTATTTGCCTCATGATCGGATGAACTTTATGCTGACCTTCGAAATACACCGAGACATCTACAAGAAAAAACGTTGAGCACGTCATTGTGTGTGCACTCCTACGTAGGAGGAAAAAAATAAACCGAACCTATATTTATGATATCTCCTTCTCTCAATTTCCGCTGATCGGGTATTCCATGGCAAATGGCCTCGTTTATGGATCTACAAAAGGATGGGTGGGCAGGATAGCGCAAATGAGATATTCGGACacgagaaaagaaagcatgGCGACGTGTCAAACGGAGGAGGGGAAAAAGTTTATACGTACGTACAGACCGATTTGGGGAAGTTCCGGTATCCGAGAGGAGAAGGATACGCGTTCCTTTCAATGGTGGCGTTATGTACGATTTCGTCTATCTCGTCAGTGGTGACGCCGGGGCGAATATGTGATGCCGCTATATCGAGGACCTCGCGTGTGAGCTGTATAGGTGACCCCGTGAGTACTTAAAGCTGGCCATGGTCCTTTTGTAGAGgttggaaaagaaaagaaaaagatcgCTCACCCGGCAGACGGTGCGCATTTTCTCTTGTTCTTCCAGGCTGAGTATCCTAGGCGGCTGACCTGCACGAGCGATCTCCGAAAGCGGCCTCCCTGGATGCGTTGATGAGATGGCATATAGAGGCGTATTCGGTTCGAGACAAGGGCAAACATACCGTCGGCGTCGACATAATCGGGCCTTGGGATATGCGCCGGCACCTGACGCTTGGGCGACAGCGGGTAGACCGGACGAAGCGTTCCAGTGAACGCATAATTCACAAACGGGTTGTAGGTGCCATCTGTATATGAAATTAAACGATATGTCTCGCGCTTGGGAAGCTGAAAGGATAACACAAGGTTAAAGCCTACCTGAGGCTAAATTAGCGCCGCCTGTCTTGGCTAGATCGTGAATGATTTTGTGGGTTTTCTGACATGACGTGGTTTCAGTGGATACAATTTAAAATTTTCTTGCAGCTAGGTTGATCGCTCTAAATACTAACCCCTGCGCGTTTGGTTACCCATCAGATGGCCATTCTTCAGGTACATTATATTAGCAAATAAATGAGCTCACATCCAGCTTTGAAACACTCTTGTCCGCAATAAAAAGAGCCCCGAATTCCCAGTCTAAAATTGCGGGAGCGGGACGAGCGCATGCTTAGTGTACGATCCAGTCAAGAGAGAGTATGACTGACTTGTTGCACGTAGGGCATTCAAGACGCGAGGGCGGGTTCCCATTTGGGCAAGTTTTGCTTTGGCATGGAGTGGAGGCCATTGGGAAATGAAAGAGGATGAAAGGGAGATGATGTATATCCAAGCGGACTGTGTTTTTGTCCAAGAAGAGGGCGGCTGCAGCGACCAGTGATAAATGATATGTTTACCGATCACATCGGTAGTAAACAAAGGGACAATGTAACACAATGAAGTCCATTTTTGTATCATGTCATTGGACAAGAAAAATAGGATTTTGGGTTCGAGTTTGAAAAAACTGTGGACAGGAAGGTGGCATGTACGGATAAAAATATGTCTATGGTGAGGATTACGGGGGAAGCGGCGGTATTAGAAGAAACTAGGTATTAAGAGTCGTAGTTTTTTGAGGAGGCGGGCAAAGTATATATATACACATATTGAAGAAAGTGAATGATGCATGGTTGAACagacaaaaaataaaaatatatgcaaggatgaaaggcaaaaaaatggcgaccaaaaagaagaaaaagaggacaGCAATAAAAAGAGTCTAGAGTTGATTGGTTACAGGCGTGAGGGAATGCAGGAGTCGAAAGCGCATAGCAAAGCAATTAGGGAAGGGTAGGTATATGTAGATGAATATCATTGGCGCGCTCGGCGGTATGGCGTCGGGAGGAAAAATATGAATAATGGTTGGATGGTGGGTCGCGAAGAAACTATTAGCCGACGACTTCGAGCTTGTAGGAAGCATGGGTGTCGGTGCAAGCTCTACGCAAGGCGCGGAAATGGTCTGGACCAAAAATGTCAACGAGAGAAGCTTCGTTGGCGGTAATCCACTGAATAGGGGGCAGACCACGAGTGGTGCGGAAAATGCCCTGGTCGAGACGCTCTTCGAAAGAGATGGTGACGACGCCAGTAAGCAGACACTGGATGAGATAGAGCATGTCATTGACAGGCGGACATATTTTTCTGACGTTCTCGAAAATGTCGCTGTGGAAAACCATTTGCCACTGTATGCGACGCTCTGGAGAAAAAAAGCTACTGGCATGCACGGGCAGCTGGAGTTTTAAATTTGGGCCAGCGGGGAGATTGACTGAAGAGCGCCAAATGGAGGAAGTCTCGAGAGAGAAAAGCATCCTGGCGTCCTGGGAGGGCGCCTCTGTCCAGTGGTGGTCGCGGATCAGCTGAAGCTTGAGAGCGTGCAGCCAACGATGGGCGCGTGCATAGGTCGAGCCAAGGGCGTCTGCGGTGGTGAGGGGGATGCGGGTGCGCTGAGCCCACTCATTCATGTTGGCGACGCTGCTGGAGAAGACCACTTGAGCCCTGGCCTGCATGGTGGtggggaagaggaggagggacgGAACggaatggatggatggatggatagactagaagaaaagaagaagcataacAGTTTCGGGCAGGTTTTTGTAGAGTGACCCTGGCGGGataagaaaataaaagaaataTTAAAAGGGAACAAGTAGGCCGTCGGGCGAAAATACACGTGTATTCGCCCCGACCACTCACTGGATCAGCATCAAGACCCCAGAAACAACTTGGCTCTCGTGCAGAGCTGCCTCTTCCCAGACCAGCCCACAGACACtctgctgctcctgctctGCCCCTATCCGCTATTTATCCCTCACCACTTTCCAGGTCACATgtctctcttcctcctcccctaCCACCATGCCCCCCTTTGACATACATGCCGCCTTCCACCGCATCCTCGCCGACGCCCAGGTCTGCTCGTTCTCTCCTCCATCGCTCCCCATTCACCTCTCCGTAGATATCCGCTCCCCTCGCTGCCATCTTTGCTCTCACTGAGCTCATCCAAAACTCTGATGGTAAGTAATCCAATTCCCTCACCAATCTCATATCTCATCTCTCCCATCTAGCCGGAACCATGTTCGAGCTCGTCAAGGCCCTCAACGACGGTGCAGAGGCCCTCACCCGCCAGGCTACAAATCCAATCAGCATAAACGCCGGTTGCGAGCTTTTCATCGCGTTTGTCACCCTCTTTCCCCATGATTCGGCCGTATgttcctcttccttttccctcTTTCGTCCTACCAactctcctccgcctctaGAATTTCACCGATCTTAAAAAAGAGCTCATCCGCCAGGGTCAGAACTATGCTGCAGAGGCTCTTACCTACCGCAAAAAAATCGCAGAGCTCGCTTTCGGTTTCATCAAGGACGGCTCGGTCGTAGGTTCCCTTTGCGTTCATTCAGGCTATATCACGTACTTTTCACACACACAAGATTCTCACCCATTCTTACTCTCGGGTCGTCATGCAAACTCTCCTCTTGGCTCATAAACGAAAACGCATCTCAGGTGCCTTTCTCAATCTATCCTTCGGCGGAGAAATTTTCTAATCTCTATCCAGTCTTCGTCACAGAAGCTCGTCCTCGAGGTCTGGGGTATGTGAATCATTATCTTGCTTGACCAGCGAACCTTAATTGTCAAATCACAGCATTAAGACTGCCGAAGAGCTCACAGCCGCGGGTGTACCGAGCACTGTTATACTGGATTCCGCAGTCGCATATGTCATGGACAAGGTAGACTTTGTCCTCGTTGGCTCGGAGGCTGTTGTCGAATCAGGTGGTCTTGTGAATGCCGTTGGCAGCAATCAAATCGCTATCATCGCTAGAGCAGCCAACAAACCCTTCTACGCCCTTGCTGAAAggtatttttatttcaacCAGATCCTATCGATCAAATCAATGATACATGCTCTTTTTATCAGCTACAAATTCCATCGCCTTTTTCCGCTATCACAATACGATCTACCTAGTCATAATTCAAAAATCCTTTCATTTCCCCGTCCTCTCCCAGTCAATCTCCCTTCTACAATAAACTCCTTAACTAAACAGCCCTCCTCCGACTCTTCCACCTCTGATAGCAGCCATCCGGATCCCATTTCTCCTCCAAGAATAACCCAGGAGCAAATTTCCGAAAACAATCCCGATGTGGACTATACTAGGTCTGTCCTACTCGCTACGTCCACCTTCCGAATTTATATCTCTAATGTTCCGAACGACAATTAGACCTGATCTAATTTCTCTTGTGTTTTCGGATGTGGGAAGTTTAACGCCGGAGGGCGTTAGCCAATACCTCGTCGGCATGTTTGCAGGATGATGTCAGGATACAACTGTGTAGAAAAATGACATATTCACATCAAGTTCATCCATTAAGGCTATTCCTACACATCGTCATGGCAGATCTGACGATGGATTGGCGCGATAAGCCGATAATCTATTATACTAACTCAGTCTTTGGCTTCTAAATGCAGGCGACTGACGAGTCCTCGTAGATCGAAATCCCAGGATGGTCTCAAAGACAGCAATTCACAGTCGCCATTACGGAACGGTCGGTGCTAATTCTATCCCCTCTCAATCCAGTCGACATGTTTGCGACAGGATGCGCACCACCAGATGTCGCTTGCGAGAAAATCCGTCTCTGTCTTTCACAGTGACGacgttttctttctctctttgtGGCCCTTTTTGTCTCCAACTTTCACATGCCAGTCATAACCTTTTCACCACCACCCCATCTTTGTGGGGTAATGAAGGGTTTTTTTGTGCTCTAGAGCACTCTAGGTATCTGGGAAAGTTAAAACGACTACCGGTGCCATATATGTCTTTGGATTTTAACTATAGGGTTTCGCGAGATCGAACCAATAACATAACTGATTCAGCGAATAATGTACGTCCGGCGAGTTCCAGCGGTAGCCGCATGTTGTAGCACAACGGTAGCTGTTTCCTTGCTCAATCCAAATCATCAAATGAAACTTTGCCTCCCCTTCACGCTCAACGGACCGAATCAGCGTTCAATCAATGACATGCCTCACGCCCAGCCAGATGGGTATTGCTTCTCAGTGGTCTCCAAAACATATAAAAAGCCAGGTTTTTTGGCTTGTAACTTCAAGATAGAAACCCAGTTTTTATCACGTCCACACTTCTTCTGTTATTAATCCCTCTCGCAGTTTATCACATATAGAATCAGAGATGTGTCGTTGGCGCCAGTATGCTGGCAATTCTGCTTTCTTAGCCAAAGCTCTTATGTTCCTTTGATAGAATTCAAGACACTTATGCTCACTGCGGTCATATGTATCGGCTGGTAGGATGATCTCCCCTCTTTACACTTCCCGCCCTAGAGTGCTCTGACCATATTCATTTCCTCCTAGCCCGACGAAATGGTTCTTGGTGTCCCTTGGCTTTTTGTGAAAGACCGTTCTGATACGAACCTCCTTCTACAGGTTTATTGTCCGGAAAAGGATTGTAAATTCAGCCCATTTCATCCTCCTGACTGTGGCCCGAATTGCACGACGACGTGTTGGCAATAGTAAGTTTTTACCTTTGTCAATGACATTTTGCCTTCTTTAGTGAATCATATTAAAACTTGTTAGCCGACGTTTCCCAGAACAAATCGGTATGTAATTCCGCTCTTTATTGTGATGTCCGTTCTATAGGCGCTAATAGCATAGCTTTTATTTAGAGCGTAGACTCGACAGGTTATGCCCTTCGTGCCAACGTGCAGAAAACGAGCGACTGGCCGCAATAGCTGCCCAGTCGAAAGGTTATGGCGGTCAGGTCTACAAGAAGTActgaaccaccaccacgatTCCTTCCGCCAGAAGACTGTCAAACCAAACCCATAATCTGATAATAGTGTCTCCAATTTTACTCACATGTACCAAATAATCAATCTAATAGTTAAAGAATGGCATCTTAGCCAGCCCTTTTGAACCTGATTCTCACGGGGGCGATATACGATGCTTGCTCGTGAAATAAAATGAGCAAAAATGACACCTCTTGGAATTAATTATCCCCATGTGCCGTGAAGATCCAAGGTCATATGGATGTTATCGCGAgccttttttctctttcggACTCTGATGAGAAACGATAGGGCGTTCCGCGGCAAACTTCCGGAATACTGCAGAACGTTTACACGCTTGTGAGGAAAAAGGTCTGCAAGTCCACCCACTCCCTTCGAAGACGGTCTCACTGTGGTGGGGAATAGAGATACGAGACTCGTCAGGGTCATGCGGACGTGCCACGCACCGTCGGGAAGAACCAAGAGACCTAGGGAAGGGACTCGCAACCCAGCTGTTCCAAACTAATCTTTCGAAGTGCGAAAACCCACCACGATGACAGCCAGAGGCTCCGGGTACACTAGTGGCTCCGCCTCGGAGCTGTGCCCTGCCTATATGGTCAAAGGCACCGTAGCTTTTTTCCAGCCAGATCTGATTTACTGATAAATAGCCACAAGTTTCTGAAAAAATAATAACATATATGCCACAACGTGGAAGTGGAGGGTCTTCCAGCCGGAAGTTACCTATTGGTAGAGAGCTGCCATTGATTTCTCCGCCAGATGTATGTAGGTCGGAAGCTTCGGATCATAGTCACCCACATTCCTGAGGGGTTGATAAAGGGACACAATAGGTCTAGTCTTTCAAATGAAAGGCGAGAGAAAGCGAGGCAGCATTTGGCAATTCAGAACGGAGAATCATTTTTTAATTCCTAGGTAGGCAGTTGCGGCCCAGTAAATATGTTTCCCCGGTCCTTTACAACAAAGGAAGCAATCCGATAACTGTATCATAAAAACTTAGCACTATCGGCTCAGCTCTCGGAGCTGAACACATTAAAAGCCATGCTGAGGTGGGGGTTATTTTCGGAGAGCTTGGAACAGCAAAAGTGCTTGACATTTCGATTAAAGATGCCATTGGACACTTCTTTTGCGCAAGAAATCATGCCACGACGCATTTCCAAGTCAGCGAAATATAAAATCAAAGTCAGCAAGCGACGTGGTCGTTAATACGGGAAGATGTGAAAAAGTACATACGCGAGATCACAACTGTGTCTATTTCTGGAGGTAATTATAGTGGTTTGCGATCAATTTACGTAATCCATCATTCAGGGACGGTTGAAGCTCATTCGAGGCTCGCTCGACCAACGTTCTACGCGTCAACAGCCTTTGCACTTGCTTTTCGAATTCTATCGCTGCCTAACGAAAACAGCCCTtctatctttttctttttaacCAATGTCATAGAGCAACCAAGTCATTCGCATATCATCTACATGATGGAAACAGACGCAAGCGTGCCTTCGCAATGGCTTTTCTCCATCGATGCCTTAAATGGCACGCCCTCAAGTTGCAGTTTAGAGAAAGAAATGTATGATAGAGCACGAGGCGTGGAATTTCTGTTCCGTCTCGGCTCGTCTCTCGCCCTGTGAGTAACACTACCGCCGCATGGCTAAAGCAATGCACTCAACAGCCCCTGCGTAGCCCCACTTCAGCGATGTGCACTGCGGCAACTTGGTTTCATCGGTTTTACATGCGCTATTCCATGGAAGATTTCCATCGTCAGGTATGtggtcatcgtcatcttaACCAAATTACCTCTGATGTGACTCGACGATAGGACGTAGCTGCTTCATGTATATTCTTGTCGACCAAAACCGAGGAATGTGGTCGCAAACTCCGAGACGTTGCCAGAGTTTACCAGGCCAAGGTGCAAAATGCTGACATCGCAACAATTCCAACCGAAAGCAAGGTATTTGTTATCCCGAAGGTTTAATTGATCGTATTTCAATGCCTGCTTTAGGAAGTTGATCAATGCCAGGCGGCGATCCTGCTGACTGAAGAAGTATTGCTTGAGGCTCTTTGCTTTGATTTTATTGTAGAAAGTCCCCACGCGGAGCTTTTGGATCTATTCGAGACCCTAGAGAGTGACTTGGAGGTACAGGAATATGCATGGAGCCTAGCACACGATTCGTGAGTACACTGATTTTGACGTGCACACAATTGATCCTAACTTCCTATCAGTTATAGAACGCCCCTCTGCATTTTGTACCCTCCTAGAGTCATCGCCTTCGCATGCTACATACTTTCACAGAGAATTATAGACGGGCCTAATTCCCCTTCCCTCGATGCCCGAGTTTCTGCGACCGCTCCGTCCACTTCATTGCCAACTCCTCCGTCACACAAACCACCGTCTCCGGATGCGTCTAGGGCAGCTATCGACTATTACAATCTAAGCGAATCCGAACTTCGTTCAATTTCAGGTATTCCATAATCAGTCTATAatatgaaaaaaaattcacGTCATTCCCTTCACAGAAGCCATTGGGATCCTTCTTGAATTCTATTCTGTGCAAGATCAAGTGTCATACCCTTATATTTCTTCTATAATCGAAGTGGGTCCAGAATCCCCATTAGCCTGGATATTCTTTTGTTGAAACCCTTCAATAGATACCACCACCGGTTCAGCGGAACCCGCGACCCCGACTTTTTGTTCCACCGTCTCAACTAAACGCTATAAACAATCAAAATGACCAACAATCACAGTCAATCTCTCAAGACGGGTTGGGAAGGACGCCTAGCTCGTCGCATGGTGGTAATACTCCGTTGACGCTGCCCTCTGAGGACGCACAAACCCCAATACCACAAAATGAGTAAACATTTAGCTTTATTGTAATTCTTGTATTACCTAGGAGTATGATAGTCCATTACACGTTCAGTTCAGTTGTATATATCATGTCGATATCATCCATTCACCACGAGGGGCTCCTGGCACAAACATCTCATGTTCGGCCCATTCCGCATCGAGGTCAACAGGGCAATCCAAATCATCTTGGTCGAGCTTTCGATACTTTGGGTTCATACAAGAAGACATCCACTCGACAATATCTGGCCTTTTCATGTCTATGTTGTTTTTGGCAGGGAGTCCAAGTGAGTTTCCACCTTCTGTTATGGcgacttcctcttcccattGTTCAATAATGTAATCTGATGTAATTGCTTGCGTTCCTGGTTCTGTCAAAATAAAAACCATTCGGTGAGTTTTCTATGGAGTCAAACACACTACGAACCATCGTCTCTCCCAGGCCAGTATGATTCGGATCTTGCTCTCCCAGCGGAAAATGGCTTATCTGAATCTATTTCAAAAGCCAGACTTTCGGTGATGGGTTCATAAACCTATATGTTTTCAGTGAACATTCAAGGTGATGATCACTCAGGGTGTGATGAACAGCATGCATTTAATAACCCACCCTAGGCAGCACTTTTGTGTCCGGTGCTTTCATTGCAGTTGCCATCCAGTATGTCAGCCATTCGAGCAGTGTTGGCGATCGGTTTTTGTAATGAAAAACGGACGAAATAAATGCTACGCCTCCACCTGTGGCAAATATTTAATCCAGTTCAACTCGAGATATATACGGATTGCTTACCTTCAGTAAACTGTCCTACTGCCCAATGAGTGTAGGTCGTTAAGAAGAACCACATGGCATCTTCAACCCGACACGCATCCCATAGCTAAATGTATGCTGAAAGTAAGCATTGAGTAATATGATCATCACTTTCATGACTGACCGTCGCCCATAATTTAAACTTGCCAGAAAAGGGAGCATTGGGCCTAGGGCCTTTCATGAAGCTAGGAAACTACAAGGCTTTAATAACCTTGTCCCGCTGCCATAGGATGTAAGCAGTTGGAGACTTACCGATTTGCAATTGACAAACTCTTCAAAATCGCCTGGGCTGAGCACATAGGGCGTCTGGTACGCTATGACAATTGGGGATGGTGTATTCGGGATATAAATCCTCGGTTTATTAAAAGGTCCCTTCTTCCAAACTTGATATCGAAATAACGGGCTCCTTGTGTCGCCTTCGCAGAGTTCCCAATCAATAGAATCAGGTAGGCTGAAATGTATAACCCGACATAAAGTGATCAGCGGAAGCGCTAACCATGATTCCATCCTAATCAATCGCATTGTGACTGTTTAAAAATTTTTCCCGACATGAATGTGAATAATATCCTCACTGAGAGATATCGCTCATCCTCTGCGAAAAGAATCGTTCGGATAATTTGTCTGGCAGTATGTAACGGATATTCTCTATCTTCTTCTTTGTCTCTTCTAGTTTCGATTTCGGTAGTTTACCGGGGATGTTTTCATTTAGCCCTGCATGTAAAATCGTTATGGTGGATGTCAGTAGCGCGGAGAACAACAAGAAGCAGTTGCCTACAAGAAAGTATATTCTCCTTGCTTTGAAAGATAAAACGAATGCACTCCAATGTCCGGTAGTCCTCAGGCTGCACCCGTAGCGCTTGGTTTTGGTGAGATTTACTTTTGGTGGTTACTGGTGGAAGATTGATCAAATCGTAATGGGCACATGTCGGAGGGTCGGGAAGAGTGAAGCTTCTTAGGTATTTGCGCATACTCTGTACCCCATGCGTCTCAAAATCTTGTGCGGTCCGGCCCATATGTGTTTTGTGGACGTGTTATAAGTTTTGAATGGAGTAGCGAAGTACAGAGTGGAAGGAATGGTAGTGGAATGAGCTGGTCATTGTTGCCATTGATAGGTTCAATTAATATATAGGATATCTTGTAAGGCGCACAGTCACGCTTAATACCATCGATACAGAAAAACAAGGTTGTAGCGTAAGAACAAGAGGAACCCTAAAAATACAAGTAGACAACATACTCCACTTTAGGCAACTACTACATTTGGTTTCAAGCCGGCCGGAGGACCGGCCATTGATACCGACCCTGCCGTTCACTTTGACAAGGGGTTTCCCCGGCAATGCACTCCGAATCCGTAACACTTGGAAGGAGACTCGGACGCGTACACGCTTTCCAACTGATTTCATTGTTTCCTTTGATACGCTAACTCACCTTGGCCTCCGGAAGCCACTTGTTCTATAATATTCTGTCTTCTCCCAGGTATCTCTAGTTTGCGGAAACCTGAACATATCGTTATGGATGGACTGTTGAAAGAACTGACCAAATTGGAGAAGTTGACGACAGTGAACGGCAAAGGAATTTCGATAATTCAATCCCTAGACACTCTACTTCAATCGCTCAAAGAAGCACGAGAAGGATTTCTGAAAGGAACATGCTCCGAAGAAGATTTGAGACGTCTAGCTCAGCTTGTCGaggcgaagaagaaagaggttgATGACAGACAGAAGGATATTTACTCAGTCTTATCTCGCCTCGGGAAAGCTTTGGACAAGGTACGGGCAACATTGAGCAAACCAATTCCATGATTTATTCCTTGCTCTAGAAATTCACGGCAACGCTGCCCACATATTCCGATTTGTTTGCCTCCTCGGCTTCTGTTATGGCCATTGAAAGAACGATTGCTTTACACCTTCTCAGAACTGGTCAGTTCGACGTCGCAGAGACCTTCCTCCAGGTACTtttaatatatatatatatatagtcACTCTTTCATATTCGTACCCATTACTTTGTAGGAATCTGAAATCGACATATCGAAAGACTTACGAAATCAGTTCGTCGAGCTGCACCAGATTCTTAGGCATCTTAGGGGCCATGATATAGGACCAGCTTTAAGGTTTGTTCTATCTACCTACTACAATAAATTTTATAATAACTGGGAGCGTCCACTCCCTAGATGGGCCAAGAAAAATCAATCATTTCTTCGCTCTCGTAACTCTCCCTTGGAATTCTATTTGCATCGCTCGCAGTATATCAGACTTCTCTTATCAACTCACCCTCCAGATCCTATTGCAGCAGTCCAGTATGCACGGGATAACTTCCGCCCTTTCTACAATGACCACGAAACAGAATTTCGGCGCCTGATGGCATGCACCGCCTTTTTACCTTTGCATGTCCTTCAAAATTCGACGTATAGGGATCTTGCTGATCCTACAATTCACTTTGACCTCGAACCTTTGTTTGCCAAAGAATATTGTGCCAGCCTTGGTATGAGTCGACAAGTTCCGCTCAGAGTCGTAGGCGATATTGGTGGGGGAGGTGCATTGGCACGGATTGAGAAAGGTCGGAAGGTCATGGGTGATAGGAAGAACGACTGGAATCAAATGGAGGAATTGCCAGTATGTCTCAATATTATTCTCTAAGAAAGCTGCTCAGTACAATTATTCACAGATTGAAATTCCCCTTGCTTCTGACAATCGCTATCATTCAATATTCGCTTGTCTGGTTTCAAAAGAGCAATCCACGGAAGCCAATCCGCCTATGATGATGACCTGTGGGCATGTAATTTCAAAGGACAGTCTGCAGAAACTAAACAAATCCGGAGGGTGAGTCTTTACCTAACATGTTTTTGCGCTTTCTAAAGTGattcatagacgttcaaaaTGCCCTTACTGTCCAGTGGAAACTATGCAGGGAGCTGCCCAGCGCTTGTACCTCTGATATGGTGTTTGATGGCACAACGTAACTCAAGCTGATTC
This Psilocybe cubensis strain MGC-MH-2018 chromosome 3, whole genome shotgun sequence DNA region includes the following protein-coding sequences:
- a CDS encoding E3 ubiquitin-protein ligase RMND5A — translated: MDGLLKELTKLEKLTTVNGKGISIIQSLDTLLQSLKEAREGFLKGTCSEEDLRRLAQLVEAKKKEVDDRQKDIYSVLSRLGKALDKKFTATLPTYSDLFASSASVMAIERTIALHLLRTGQFDVAETFLQESEIDISKDLRNQFVELHQILRHLRGHDIGPALRWAKKNQSFLRSRNSPLEFYLHRSQYIRLLLSTHPPDPIAAVQYARDNFRPFYNDHETEFRRLMACTAFLPLHVLQNSTYRDLADPTIHFDLEPLFAKEYCASLGMSRQVPLRVVGDIGGGGALARIEKGRKVMGDRKNDWNQMEELPIEIPLASDNRYHSIFACLVSKEQSTEANPPMMMTCGHVISKDSLQKLNKSGGRSKCPYCPVETMQGAAQRLYL
- a CDS encoding Cyclin pch1; its protein translation is MEDFHRQDVAASCIFLSTKTEECGRKLRDVARVYQAKVQNADIATIPTESKEVDQCQAAILLTEEVLLEALCFDFIVESPHAELLDLFETLESDLEVQEYAWSLAHDSYRTPLCILYPPRVIAFACYILSQRIIDGPNSPSLDARVSATAPSTSLPTPPSHKPPSPDASRAAIDYYNLSESELRSISEAIGILLEFYSVQDQVSYPYISSIIEIPPPVQRNPRPRLFVPPSQLNAINNQNDQQSQSISQDGLGRTPSSSHGGNTPLTLPSEDAQTPIPQNE
- a CDS encoding Translation initiation factor eIF-2B subunit alpha translates to MPPFDIHAAFHRILADAQISAPLAAIFALTELIQNSDAGTMFELVKALNDGAEALTRQATNPISINAGCELFIAFVTLFPHDSANFTDLKKELIRQGQNYAAEALTYRKKIAELAFGFIKDGSVILTHSYSRVVMQTLLLAHKRKRISVFVTEARPRGLGIKTAEELTAAGVPSTVILDSAVAYVMDKVDFVLVGSEAVVESGGLVNAVGSNQIAIIARAANKPFYALAESYKFHRLFPLSQYDLPSHNSKILSFPRPLPVNLPSTINSLTKQPSSDSSTSDSSHPDPISPPRITQEQISENNPDVDYTRPDLISLVFSDVGSLTPEGVSQYLVGMFAG
- a CDS encoding Methionine aminopeptidase 1, whose amino-acid sequence is MGTRPRVLNALRATNWEFGALFIADKSVSKLDKTHKIIHDLAKTGGANLASDGTYNPFVNYAFTGTLRPVYPLSPKRQVPAHIPRPDYVDADGRPLSEIARAGQPPRILSLEEQEKMRTVCRLTREVLDIAASHIRPGVTTDEIDEIVHNATIERNAYPSPLGYRNFPKSVCTSINEAICHGIPDQRKLREGDIINIDVSVYFEGYHGDLNETYPVGEIDEDSKRLIRTTRESLDEAIKICKPGALFRDLGKVIEPIARANGCAVVRTYTGHGINDLFHTAPNIPHYAKNKAVGTMKHGMVFTIEPMLNLGTNWGDVHWPDNWTATTLDGKRSAQFEDTILITETGHEILTNRRS